TATCCATCTTTTCCAAATCCTCCTGCATTAGTATGTTGCAAGTACGAACTGCCTAATAATTAGAACTATAGCTTATGACCAAGTATTTGCTGATATCCTTTATAATTATGTGGAAACAGAAAAAGTGTATCAATAATGATTTTGTTCATAGTATCTCTAGATATTTGTTATTAGAAAACCCCTTGCCCCTCAGAAAAAAGGAACTTTTTAAGTCTTAACCTAACATCTTATCAGTTTAATAAAAATGAAGCCTTATGTAAGTTTGATCAGAAACAGTCCTCTTTTTTTTTGTAATATACATTGTTGCATTCTGTTCAATGAATTTTTTAACTGAGTATTTATTTTTTGGTATATCATGGTTGTTTGCAGGTTTTACTGCTGATGTAAGTCTGCCAAAGGATGTCAGCAACCTGATTCCAGAAGTTCCACCTACTGTGGCAGCCTTGAAGAGCCCAACCTCAAAGATTGATTATGATATTTCCAACCACGAGCGATTTCCTCCAGGGGATCCCAGCAAGAGGGCAGCTGCCTATTTTGTCTTGACAGGTGGAAGGTTTGTTTATGCATCACTCATTCGCCTTCTCGTCCTAAAGTTTGTTGTCAGTATGTCCGCCAGTAGAGATGTTCTTGCATTGGCATCACTTGAGGTTGATCTGAGTAGCATTGAACCTGGAAAAACTGTTACTGTCAAGTGGCGTGGAAAGCCAGTCTTCATCAGGCGACGAACTGAGGATGATATCAAATTGGCAAACAGTGTTGATGTTGGATCTCTCCGTGACCCACAGGAAGATGCAGACAGGGTTAAAAATCCAGAATGGCTGGTTGTCATTGGTGTGTGCACTCATCTGGGTTGTATTCCACTACCAAATGCAGGTGATTTCGGTGGGTGGTTCTGCCCTTGCCACGGGTCTCATTATGACATCTCTGGCAGGATCCGCAAGGGCCCAGCACCATACAATCTTGAGATACCAAGTTACAGCTTTTTGGAGGAGAATAAAATGTTGATTGGTTAGATGTTGGCGAAGAATTCCCGGCAAAACCCAGTTGGGTTTAGAAGACCccaaatataaattttattattaaaatttgtGTGGTACTTGATGCAAACATATTTGCTGTTCCTTCACACATTCCTTTTTGGACCCGTTAAGTAATATGCTGATGTACTTCATTGCTTAACTTTTATGCTAGAGGTATCTTTGAATACCAAATAAGATGTTTGAATAATGCATTGTTTTAAATTATATGACAGAGTATGAAATGCTTCTGTTATCTAGAGTCTACATTTGGACATTGAAGGGGGTGTTCCGTTCATGGTTAATGAGGGTGGTTAACGAGAAACGGAACCTATTTATCCCATGATATAGTCGGATTGGCAACCTGATGGGAACTTCATTCCCATTCCCATTAGAAGGTTGGCTCATACCTTCCTCGTACCCGTAGGATATCATTTCATTCCCTATGAACCCCAATTCTCATTCTCATACACTCGTCCCCATCAATGATCCAAACTCCCCTGAAGTATGAGTTGTTATACTGATTCCTCCCATGTGGTTGAACTCCCTCAAGTCTGTGGCATTATATTGATTCCTCACACGTGGCTTCTGTGTAATCAAATGGAGGCCGTATGTATGTTTTAAAGAAAACCGGCATAAATGACCGGATGAAAATTTGATAAATTTCTAGATATAGTAAACTACAATTCCATTTTTTTTATTGTAATTCATTGCAGCTAGAAACTCAGGCCCAGAAAGATTGAACAGTTACTCATAAAATTCTCTTTTGGATACCAAATAAATTGATTCTGCAGCTGAACTGTGTTGATACCAATGAAAACATTGGATGTTATGATACTGAAAGTCAATACTCACCCCACCGACAAGCAACAAAAAACAAATATAGGCAGCCAAAGTGGTCACATATTTCTCTTCTCCCACGTATTTCATGTCCGCGTTAACCATTCATATCTTTTTCATCTTACGAagtaaaattattttattatgaGATGCGATCAGGAGTCTCACTCATTAATCAAACAAAACCAATATTACTACACATAATTtgtaaattaaatttttttaatgattttataTGTCACGGAGCCACACTTCCTATCTATTGATATAGGCAAATCCTTTTCAATATTAACAcaactaaaaataatttaaaaaataaaggATATTTTTTACGGTGATTTTTGTGCATACAACGGGATCCATTATCATTAATAGATGAGAGTCAATAAAAATTTGACACCTAATCTTTTATTATATACTCTTGGGTACATAGTAGAAAATCCGTTTTTCTTTTAACACTTAATCTCGCAGGCATGAGTTAGAACTTTGACATACTTTGGAGAAACAAGGATCTTTGAATTAGAGCTATAATAAGTCTGAGTCGGGCGGCTTACGAACATTTTTTGGATTAATTCGGGTGGCTTGCGAACATCCTTTGGATTAAAGTTTTAATAATTTTGGGTCGGGCGACTTACGAATTTACCCAGCTCGAACTCGTTTAGTTAAATTAACTGAGTTCAAGTATAATTCCTGTTTTAAACGAGTCTGCTCAACTTGATTTGTGAAAATATACGAGTTGAGTTCTAGTAAAAGTTTATACTCGATTTAGTATAAAATAAAAAGAGCCGCATTGCTTTACTCGTTAAAACCGACTCATTTAGCTAAATGAATCGGCTCAATTTAACTCGTGATAATAAACGAGTCGAGTTCATTTAAAAATTTAGGCTCAATTAATTAAAAAAGTCGGGTCAGTTTTAATTAAACTCAGCTCAAATTACCTAGTCTAGCTCTTATGTTTTAGTCATAAAATAAAAAATGTAAGACAAATATATACACACAGATACgtgtatataatatatatattccTTTTCTGGGAGGGTCAGCTTCTGCCCGTGTTTGGTTGTCTATTTGTGTCAGCTCTTCTCTCTTTCCATATCTAAataaatacatacatacattACATATATACACACATTCACCCCCACAAAATCAAATCTATTGCAAAACCCCATTCTCAAAATCACCAAGCAATCTGAATACAAGTAATTTTCATGTCtcatttttcttttattcaaTTATTATCATCTTTATTCATTCAAATAAAGCTTTCTTGGCTTTTTAATTTTCATTGCTGTATCTTTTTTTATTGCAAATCTTAGTTTAATTTCTTCTTTTTGGCTTTTTAATCATGATCATAGCTAAATTAGATATAAGGGTGTTTAAATTTTATTGCTTTTATGTTTTTAGTTGTTCTTGTTTATGAGCTATGAGCCTATGATGACATCAATTGACATGTTTGATTTCAGGGATTATTGATATGTATGCATTAAATTAAATATGGTTTTTGtgatatttttgaaaaaaattacaTGGGTTGTTTGAATTACAATTTTCTTTATGTTCTTGATGGTGTTTAAGTTAGTATTCAATCATTTTTTCGAACcattgttggttgtttgattaCTGTTGGTTGTTCTTTAGATTGTTGTTTCGTATACTTGGGACCGTGTTGTTGTTATAGCCTTATCGGTGTGGGGTAGTTAGATGGATTAATTTTAATCGTATGTGGGCTGCAGTTCAGTATGAAAATATCTTCAAACAATTTGGTGCCATTTGGTCAACAAACTAGGCTTTAGAATTTGCTATATAACATCATTTCTTCTTTCCCATATATTATTTCAGctatacttgtatgtatatttATTAAAGGTACATAATTAGCTAATGGGAATTGGGAATGTAAAGCGAGCTGAATTTGCTTACGTGGCATACAGACAACTTGGTTTAAAAGGTGTAAACTGATCATTGCGGTTTACGCAATCAAAAACCGCTTCTAGACATGATATATAAATACTATATTTAACCCGACCCACTTTATAGGTACTGTACTACTAAACCCCATTAAACTAGAAGTGATAAGTTGTGATCTTTCAGATATTTTTAGAATTCTGTACAGAATGATATTAGAGCAAGTATGACGTGTTCTTCGGATTATAATCGTTGCAGGCAAATATTTTTTCTGCAATATGTTGCATTTATAGTTTAAAACTTTAGATAAATGATCATCCTTGAAAAAATTTACTAAATGGTTTCGTGCTTGCAGCATTTACTAATTTTCTGCCTGATCAACTTTCGTTAAGAAGCTCCAAGCTGTTAGTTAAATGCTGAGAAATGGAACTGAAAGTGTTGGTGAATGTTCTACTTCAACTTCAGCAAGCAGTCAGCAAGATATTGAGGATGACAGGATGATAGCTCTTCTGTTGACCGAAGAGTATGCCAACTTAGATGGTGCAGTTGGTCGACGACTGTCCAATTTGGCACCTATTCCTGTAAGATTGCTTTCTATTTTTGTCATTTCTAATTTATTTCGAAAAATATTACTGTTAATCAACTGGTAGCTGTTACCAAGCATGGATTTGTTAACATGCTTCGCGTAAATTACGATGATATAATACGTCTCTTTCCTCTTTTGTTGTTGTAAATTACAAGATCGTAAAGTGGGATCGCTGGACTTCCATTCAGTTAATTATTAGTTACACTCAACAGTATAAACTAATCCCTGCACAAACTCTACCTAGATTATTTCATTTAGTAGCATTTTTTGTTATTTATCTTGAATATTGTAggaattttttcataatttttgttGACATTAAAGTATTTTATCTTTCAGCATGTTCCGCGTATAAATACCTACATTCCCAACATAAGTGATGCTAGTCTGGATCACCAAAGGCTGCTCGAAAGGTATGCCATTTATTTGGTAGTTCAGTAGGCCACAAGCTTTTTCTGGTAACGAATTTATTTTGGAATCATTAAAAATGTATGTGATGAAGCCTTATCGGGATTATTCTTTAAATGTTATTAAATGAAGTCCTATATCACTCCTACTATATCatataatatttgttttgaatttttagtttaagatatttaGAAAAAATAACTCTGTAACAAaaagtcattattaattaatatttactATCTCTTTTGTTCTGAATGTACTTGAAATGGGTACATTTGAGAGACAAGTTATATTAATTAGAATTTaagttcaattttttttattttagtaatTGTCCAAGACTCGGGGATTTTAAATCAAACTACAGGAAGCATAAAATATGTGTAGTTTTAAAAACTTTAAAACTTTATTATCGTGACAGACACGTTTTTATCTCATTAAAAAAAGCAGTGTCAAATTGTTTATTTTAAACTCTGAGATTAACATATAATTTGATTCTTCTGAGTAAAGTCAGTAAACATATTGGGTATATTTAATTTAGTGTAAGAGGGTAAAAAATAATGTTTTTTTGCAATCTTAACTCACCTATGTACTCTAGTTTAATTATTTCTTACTAAAGTTGTTGATATTATACCCCTCGTACTTTTTAATCTTTGTCAATGTAATAGGTAATCTTTGCACTGATCAATTTCTAAAAGGGTTAAAATTTCTTACAAGGTAGCACAGTAAATTCTATCTTCTGACTAACCAGATAATAAGTTTAAAACTTTGATATGATCCTGCCCATTTAAAGTTTTAGATGATATATGTCGCATGAGTTGTAAAATCATTTTACTGGTAATATTCATAAATCAGTGAATCAGACATCCTGTATCCCTATATTTTAGGCCTCACAGTTATGATATCTTCTGTCAAATTTAGTACTATTTGTTAGGAGCTTCACTTTACATGCTATGCTACTTCTTGTTGAATCAGATATGTACTGATAAATTACGTGCATCACTTTCTCTCAGGCTGAACGCCTATAATTTGTTTGAAGTAAAGGTCTCGGGCGATGGAAATTGTCAGGTTTGCTTTATTCTAGTTAATGATGTGAGATTTTAATTCTTACATGTAGTAATGCGAGTTCTTTTTTCAGTTTCGTGCACTTTCAGATCAACTTTATAGAACCCCAGAGTATCATAAGCATGTCCGCAAGGAGGTAGTGAAACAGGTTAGTACTGATATATCATGTAAGTTTGCAGCTAGAACTAGCAATGAACTAATTAGA
This sequence is a window from Apium graveolens cultivar Ventura chromosome 9, ASM990537v1, whole genome shotgun sequence. Protein-coding genes within it:
- the LOC141683425 gene encoding cytochrome b-c1 complex subunit Rieske-4, mitochondrial-like, whose translation is MLRVASRRLCGLSSRSPPLAAAAVTRNPIADESQQIRSGSHFSSSFSIAPHQFLIPSRGFTADVSLPKDVSNLIPEVPPTVAALKSPTSKIDYDISNHERFPPGDPSKRAAAYFVLTGGRFVYASLIRLLVLKFVVSMSASRDVLALASLEVDLSSIEPGKTVTVKWRGKPVFIRRRTEDDIKLANSVDVGSLRDPQEDADRVKNPEWLVVIGVCTHLGCIPLPNAGDFGGWFCPCHGSHYDISGRIRKGPAPYNLEIPSYSFLEENKMLIG
- the LOC141684368 gene encoding OVARIAN TUMOR DOMAIN-containing deubiquitinating enzyme 12, giving the protein MLRNGTESVGECSTSTSASSQQDIEDDRMIALLLTEEYANLDGAVGRRLSNLAPIPHVPRINTYIPNISDASLDHQRLLERLNAYNLFEVKVSGDGNCQFRALSDQLYRTPEYHKHVRKEVVKQLKDNRSLYEGYVPMKYKKYYKKVAKSGEWGDHVTLQAAADKFAAKICLLTSFRDTCFIEIVPQYQEAKRGLWLSFWSEVHYNSLYEIQAAPVQVKPKKKHWLF